Proteins encoded by one window of Hafnia alvei:
- the treC gene encoding alpha,alpha-phosphotrehalase: MSETVPWWQNGVIYQIYPKSFQDSTGSGTGDLNGIIQRLDYLQKLGVSALWLTPVYPSPQIDNGYDVADYCAINPDYGTMADFERLVDEAHQRGMRIVMDMVFNHSSTQHPWFVAAQDPSDEKHDFYIWRDGEAQALPNNWRSKFGGNAWQWSESAEKYYLHLFAPQQADLNWEHPPVREALKAVCHFWADKGVDGLRLDVINLVSKQQDFPDDLQGDGRRFYTDGPRIHEFLSEFGRDVFKPRGLMTVGEMSSTQLEHCQRYAALDGSELSMTFNFHHLKVDYPGGEKWTLAKPDYVELKRIFAYWQQGMHNRAWNALFWCNHDQPRIVSRFGDEGEWRSLSAKMLAMVLHGMQGTPYIYQGEELGMTNPGFTDIEQYRDVESLNMFRELSEQGRDSAELLAILATKSRDNSRTPMQWNASPNAGFTQGTPWIEPADNYTEINAQAAVADETSVYYCYQSLIKLRKQLPLLTHGDYEDLLPNHPAQWCYRRSYQGKSLYVLANLSAQTQTLEISGELPKQGRVLMSNYPQQSAVTQSLRPYESIYWLVDA; the protein is encoded by the coding sequence CAACGGGATTATTCAGCGTCTGGATTATCTGCAAAAGCTTGGCGTGAGCGCACTGTGGCTGACGCCGGTCTATCCGTCGCCGCAGATTGATAATGGCTATGACGTTGCTGATTACTGCGCGATCAATCCTGATTACGGAACGATGGCGGATTTTGAGCGTTTGGTTGATGAAGCTCATCAGCGTGGAATGCGTATCGTGATGGACATGGTGTTTAACCATTCGTCGACTCAGCATCCATGGTTTGTTGCGGCGCAGGATCCTAGCGACGAGAAGCATGATTTTTATATCTGGCGTGACGGCGAAGCGCAGGCGTTGCCGAATAACTGGCGCTCGAAGTTTGGTGGCAACGCGTGGCAATGGTCTGAAAGCGCAGAGAAATATTATCTGCATTTGTTCGCACCTCAGCAGGCAGATCTCAACTGGGAACATCCGCCGGTGCGTGAAGCACTGAAAGCCGTGTGTCATTTCTGGGCGGACAAAGGCGTTGATGGTTTGCGTTTAGACGTGATCAATCTGGTGTCTAAACAGCAGGATTTCCCAGACGATCTGCAAGGGGACGGGCGTCGTTTTTATACAGACGGTCCGCGTATTCATGAGTTTCTCAGCGAGTTTGGCCGTGATGTCTTTAAGCCTCGGGGCTTAATGACCGTTGGTGAAATGTCGTCAACGCAGCTTGAACATTGTCAGCGCTATGCGGCGCTAGACGGCAGCGAGCTTTCGATGACGTTTAATTTCCATCATTTGAAGGTGGATTATCCCGGTGGTGAAAAATGGACGCTGGCGAAGCCAGACTACGTTGAGTTGAAGAGGATTTTTGCCTATTGGCAGCAGGGAATGCATAACCGAGCGTGGAATGCGCTGTTCTGGTGTAACCACGATCAGCCGCGCATTGTGTCGCGTTTTGGTGATGAGGGTGAATGGCGGAGCCTGTCGGCAAAAATGCTGGCAATGGTGCTGCATGGTATGCAAGGCACGCCGTATATCTATCAGGGTGAAGAGCTGGGTATGACTAATCCGGGCTTTACCGATATCGAGCAGTATCGCGATGTTGAAAGCCTGAATATGTTCCGAGAGCTCAGCGAACAGGGGCGAGACAGCGCAGAGCTGTTAGCGATTCTGGCGACTAAATCACGCGATAACAGCCGCACCCCAATGCAGTGGAATGCGAGTCCAAATGCGGGCTTTACGCAGGGAACACCGTGGATAGAACCTGCCGACAACTATACCGAGATCAACGCTCAGGCGGCGGTCGCCGATGAAACGTCGGTGTATTACTGCTACCAGTCGTTGATTAAGCTGCGCAAGCAATTGCCGTTGCTGACCCACGGCGACTATGAGGATTTGCTGCCGAATCATCCGGCGCAATGGTGCTACCGTCGTAGCTATCAGGGGAAAAGCCTATATGTATTGGCCAACCTGAGCGCGCAAACGCAGACGCTGGAGATAAGCGGCGAGTTGCCGAAACAGGGGCGTGTGCTGATGAGTAACTATCCTCAGCAAAGCGCAGTTACTCAGTCGCTG